A genomic stretch from Desulfolutivibrio sulfodismutans DSM 3696 includes:
- a CDS encoding class II aldolase/adducin family protein, with protein sequence MARYADKLARAGICAQGQAALCARDDAFFATGPDEAAAFLTALADSLGAGAAILIRPTTPYREAAAFLARAALAGTHPGQAAVFPRDCETRTFFHDLPVLDMPGWPPPRDRGAVSAAARALSRRKGVMFADGSMAAHGSMILEQAFVTVSSMCFACFVKFFSDALACRRLGGLPPDMAAAMGRVLDGLPELPPLPDTAPALSPGPLADAASARAAMAEAGRLTVQSGLVDSVFGNVSCLVEGVLHISRTGAALDALEGQIEACPLDGSSCTALTASSEFPAHARIVTETAAKVVLHGHPKFSVILSMDCDRTDCPDRGRCHVACREKRRIGGAPVVPGEVGCGPCGLVHTLPPALRGYQAAMVLGHGAFTVDDRDFNRAFAAMLDLERDCREAVLARVARG encoded by the coding sequence ATGGCCAGATATGCGGACAAGCTGGCCCGGGCCGGAATCTGCGCCCAGGGCCAGGCCGCGTTGTGCGCCCGGGACGACGCCTTTTTCGCAACCGGCCCGGACGAGGCCGCGGCCTTTCTCACCGCCCTGGCCGACAGCCTGGGGGCCGGGGCGGCCATCCTGATCCGGCCGACGACGCCCTACCGGGAGGCAGCCGCCTTCCTGGCCCGGGCCGCCCTGGCCGGGACGCACCCCGGGCAGGCCGCCGTCTTCCCGAGAGACTGCGAGACCCGCACCTTTTTCCACGACCTGCCGGTCCTCGACATGCCGGGCTGGCCGCCGCCCCGGGACCGGGGGGCCGTTTCCGCCGCCGCCCGGGCCCTGTCCCGGCGCAAGGGGGTCATGTTCGCCGACGGCTCCATGGCGGCCCACGGGTCCATGATCCTGGAACAGGCCTTTGTCACCGTCAGCTCCATGTGCTTCGCCTGCTTCGTGAAATTTTTTTCCGACGCCCTGGCCTGCCGCCGCCTGGGAGGACTGCCGCCGGACATGGCGGCGGCCATGGGCCGGGTTCTGGACGGCCTGCCCGAATTGCCGCCCCTGCCGGATACGGCCCCGGCCCTGTCCCCGGGGCCCCTGGCCGACGCGGCCTCGGCCAGGGCGGCCATGGCCGAGGCCGGGCGGCTCACGGTGCAAAGCGGATTGGTGGATTCGGTCTTCGGCAACGTGTCGTGCCTGGTGGAGGGCGTGTTGCACATAAGCCGCACGGGCGCGGCCCTGGATGCCCTGGAGGGACAGATCGAGGCCTGTCCCCTGGATGGCTCCTCCTGCACGGCCCTGACCGCCTCCAGCGAATTTCCGGCCCACGCCCGCATCGTGACCGAAACGGCGGCAAAGGTGGTGCTGCACGGCCATCCCAAGTTCAGCGTGATCCTGTCCATGGACTGCGACCGGACGGATTGTCCCGACCGGGGCCGCTGCCATGTGGCCTGCCGGGAAAAACGCCGCATCGGCGGCGCTCCCGTGGTTCCGGGCGAGGTGGGCTGCGGCCCGTGCGGGCTGGTGCATACCCTGCCCCCGGCCCTGCGCGGCTACCAGGCGGCCATGGTCCTTGGGCATGGGGCCTTCACCGTGGACGACAGGGATTTCAACCGGGCCTTTGCGGCCATGCTTGATCTGGAGCGGGACTGCCGGGAGGCGGTGCTGGCCCGGGTGGCGCGGGGCTAA
- a CDS encoding aldehyde ferredoxin oxidoreductase C-terminal domain-containing protein, giving the protein MSVSPGDILRVRLEATTAHPERTANPSASGFPGGRGRAVMELLPYAHLPFDHPDMPLCLFGGPLSGTTVPLCGRSIVAAISPLTGTVFDAQAGGRLAFALAGSGLAGVVVAGRADVPSGLEIVDGQAVLRPCPDWTALGATDIAARLRFPGEVLRTGPAAWTGAALAGVVAGRPGHVLRGGLGLCLAAKNLVYVAVSGSRAVHVADAAGLSLARADLMRLTAASPALAGAHGLSRFGTAALMDLTDSLGMTPTQNFRATRFPGQKAVNAPALARGYAPRRTGCRACHLPCGRMAADGTPLPDLDALSHFTALVDNPDLKTAVAANARCIDLGLDPVSAASVLACHAEISGEPLSPSRLLALVDDMGHGRGLGRELARGAAAYARGAGLPGAAMAVKGLELGAFDPRGAYGLALSYAVSTRGGCHLRAFGISHEVLRKPVATDRFDFAGKARILFQAENVLAALDSLVACPYLTLAASLEELAPALCAATGHPADPGEMARAGERVVYAERIINARRGFAVDQDDLPARFFTEPGTPGEDFAVPPIDRAAFLAARAAYYRIRGLTAAGLPRADTARELGLAWTG; this is encoded by the coding sequence ATGAGCGTATCCCCCGGCGACATCCTGCGCGTCCGCCTCGAGGCCACCACCGCGCACCCGGAGCGCACCGCCAATCCCAGCGCATCGGGTTTTCCCGGCGGCCGGGGGCGTGCGGTCATGGAGCTTTTGCCCTACGCCCACCTGCCCTTCGACCATCCGGACATGCCCCTGTGCCTTTTTGGCGGCCCCCTGTCCGGAACCACCGTCCCCTTGTGCGGCCGGTCCATCGTGGCCGCAATCTCCCCCCTGACCGGGACCGTGTTCGACGCCCAGGCCGGGGGACGGCTGGCCTTTGCCCTGGCCGGGTCCGGACTTGCCGGGGTGGTGGTCGCCGGACGGGCGGATGTGCCGTCGGGGCTTGAGATCGTGGATGGACAGGCCGTCCTGCGGCCCTGTCCGGACTGGACCGCGCTTGGGGCCACGGACATCGCGGCCCGGTTGCGTTTCCCCGGAGAGGTGCTGCGTACGGGCCCGGCGGCCTGGACCGGCGCGGCCCTGGCCGGGGTGGTCGCCGGGCGGCCGGGGCATGTCCTGCGCGGCGGACTGGGGCTGTGTCTGGCCGCAAAAAACCTGGTCTACGTGGCCGTCTCCGGTTCGCGAGCCGTCCATGTGGCCGACGCCGCCGGGCTTTCCCTGGCCCGGGCGGACCTCATGCGCCTGACGGCCGCCTCCCCGGCCCTGGCCGGGGCCCACGGCCTCTCCCGCTTTGGCACGGCCGCCCTGATGGATCTGACGGACAGCCTGGGCATGACCCCCACCCAAAATTTTCGCGCCACCCGATTTCCCGGCCAAAAGGCGGTCAACGCCCCGGCCCTGGCCCGGGGCTACGCCCCGCGCCGCACGGGCTGCCGGGCCTGCCACCTGCCCTGCGGCCGGATGGCGGCGGACGGGACGCCCCTGCCGGACCTGGACGCCCTGTCCCATTTCACGGCCCTGGTGGACAATCCCGACCTGAAGACCGCCGTGGCCGCCAACGCGCGCTGCATCGACCTGGGACTGGACCCGGTCTCCGCCGCCTCGGTCCTGGCCTGCCATGCCGAGATCAGCGGCGAACCCCTATCCCCATCGCGGCTCTTGGCCCTGGTGGACGACATGGGGCATGGCCGGGGCCTTGGCCGGGAGTTGGCCCGGGGCGCGGCGGCCTATGCCCGGGGGGCGGGGCTCCCCGGGGCGGCCATGGCCGTCAAGGGCCTGGAGCTTGGGGCCTTCGATCCACGCGGGGCCTACGGCCTGGCCCTGTCCTACGCCGTCTCCACTCGGGGCGGCTGCCATCTGCGGGCCTTTGGCATCAGCCACGAGGTGCTGCGCAAACCCGTGGCCACGGACCGTTTCGACTTCGCGGGCAAGGCCCGCATCCTTTTTCAGGCCGAAAACGTCCTGGCCGCCCTGGACAGCCTGGTGGCCTGCCCGTACCTGACCCTGGCCGCCTCCCTGGAGGAACTGGCCCCGGCCCTGTGCGCCGCCACCGGCCACCCGGCCGATCCCGGGGAGATGGCCCGGGCCGGGGAGCGCGTGGTCTATGCCGAGCGGATCATTAACGCCCGCAGGGGGTTTGCGGTGGACCAGGACGACCTGCCCGCCCGGTTTTTCACCGAGCCCGGCACGCCGGGAGAGGATTTCGCCGTGCCGCCCATCGACCGGGCCGCCTTCTTGGCCGCCCGGGCCGCCTATTACCGCATCCGGGGGCTGACGGCCGCCGGGCTGCCCCGGGCCGACACGGCCCGGGAACTGGGGCTGGCATGGACCGGCTGA
- a CDS encoding response regulator — translation MTHPARAVRLPQYAVPPGAQPEPGFSNVLVVAENEGHGRVDREFLKKARIFSPRVVYSAKQAMEALSRHGADLLLCDGRLTDATGLEFVAAIKAHPRLKLLPVIMLSLENSREAVIEAARLGVCGYLLRPYSQAAFSRYLALARAMREFTLDAAAGMAQAAREVLSGRADGQDAGIIPVPPLPTVGAGGGPGLSSEEAPRFYRLGLRRLAAEDYEAAAQGFSRATTLNALYVEAHLGLAETYRARGDARRYREAMKRAADACVRARRFEALRDRFARMLQADAEGFNPFFALGNENLRSRDYQGAVASYRDALSLDPDKGDIFLQLGKAYHFLRRKDLAVKAVSRGMALGGEPSEAKALLFRLTGRDPDAVEAMGQEGAEADMTLPWALRVACRVAGLVTEGLYKLRRQAA, via the coding sequence ATGACCCATCCCGCCCGCGCCGTCCGATTGCCGCAGTACGCCGTCCCGCCTGGGGCACAGCCCGAACCGGGATTTTCCAACGTCCTGGTGGTGGCCGAAAACGAAGGCCATGGCCGCGTGGACCGGGAGTTCCTGAAAAAGGCCCGCATCTTTTCGCCCCGGGTGGTGTATTCCGCCAAACAGGCCATGGAGGCGCTCTCCCGGCACGGCGCGGACCTTCTCTTGTGCGACGGCCGCCTCACGGACGCCACGGGCCTTGAGTTTGTGGCCGCCATCAAGGCGCATCCCCGCCTGAAGCTCCTCCCGGTCATCATGCTCAGCCTGGAGAACAGCCGGGAGGCGGTCATCGAGGCCGCCAGGCTTGGAGTGTGCGGCTACCTGCTACGCCCCTATTCCCAGGCCGCCTTTTCCAGATACCTGGCCCTGGCCCGGGCCATGCGCGAATTCACCCTGGACGCCGCCGCCGGGATGGCCCAGGCCGCCCGGGAGGTTTTGTCCGGCCGCGCCGACGGCCAGGATGCCGGGATCATCCCCGTGCCGCCCTTGCCGACCGTCGGCGCGGGAGGCGGGCCCGGCCTTTCGTCCGAGGAGGCCCCGCGATTCTACCGGCTGGGACTGCGGCGGCTGGCGGCCGAGGACTACGAAGCGGCGGCCCAGGGCTTTTCCCGGGCCACGACGCTCAACGCCTTGTACGTGGAGGCCCATCTGGGACTGGCCGAGACCTACCGGGCCCGGGGCGACGCGCGGCGCTACCGCGAGGCCATGAAGCGGGCGGCGGACGCCTGCGTCCGGGCCCGGCGCTTCGAGGCTCTGCGCGACCGGTTCGCCCGCATGCTGCAAGCGGATGCCGAGGGGTTCAATCCCTTTTTCGCCCTGGGCAACGAGAACCTGCGTTCCCGGGACTACCAGGGGGCCGTGGCCAGCTACCGCGACGCCCTGTCGCTTGATCCGGACAAGGGGGACATCTTCCTGCAGCTCGGCAAGGCCTACCACTTCCTGCGTCGCAAGGATCTGGCGGTCAAGGCCGTGAGCAGGGGGATGGCGCTTGGCGGGGAGCCGTCCGAGGCTAAGGCCCTGCTTTTCCGGCTTACGGGCCGCGATCCCGACGCCGTGGAGGCCATGGGACAGGAGGGGGCCGAGGCGGACATGACCCTGCCGTGGGCCCTGCGCGTGGCCTGCCGGGTGGCCGGACTGGTCACCGAGGGCCTGTACAAACTGCGTCGCCAGGCGGCCTGA
- a CDS encoding DUF1800 domain-containing protein, with protein sequence MGRDYTTFRARRAPHGLFRGATVLLPLAAVLAFAFSPAVSRAAEMSPDQKILHVINRLTYGPAPGDVERVRGMGVAAFIAEQLEPDAIPQSKELSARLEALSTTRLGTVELFREYGPTPDKSGGLGPSQVLAARDRAGIVSREAADARLLRAVADPAQLRELLVDFWYNHFNVDAGKGLARLWAGAYEREAIRPYVLGRFLDLLAATAMHPAMLIALENWRNVAPRGEAAASASAEPAALGPQNGDDRQNETPAPAETDVQGINTTYAATLLAAHTLGDATAFSATDVTALARVFTGWRIGAPRSETDKNGFVFDQKAHDPTDKSFLGATIQGGGMAEGAAALRFLAEHPATAGHVCRRLAAYFLAGEPSPGLVKRLSAVFLQSGGEIRAVLTTLFSDAEFFDEKRYMAGFKSPLRHVVSAIRATGAMPDAPTPLAGVLGRMEMPLYHCPDPAGFALAPAGAPTARDMAARVSFAADLASGRLPLWAELPKGLAPQSLLAALGRAQAAQTAETPGAKTSGKTKSAGKRAAQAAASAKGRNEPAHDAAIILSGPDFVRY encoded by the coding sequence ATGGGGCGCGACTACACGACCTTTCGCGCGCGCCGCGCGCCGCATGGCCTTTTCCGGGGCGCGACCGTGTTGTTGCCCCTGGCGGCCGTCCTGGCGTTTGCGTTTTCCCCGGCCGTCTCCCGCGCCGCAGAAATGTCCCCCGACCAGAAGATTCTGCACGTCATAAACCGCCTGACTTACGGCCCGGCCCCTGGCGACGTGGAGCGCGTGCGGGGCATGGGGGTGGCGGCCTTCATCGCCGAGCAACTCGAACCGGACGCCATCCCCCAATCCAAGGAACTTTCGGCCCGGCTGGAGGCCCTGTCCACCACGCGCCTTGGCACGGTGGAGCTTTTTCGGGAATACGGCCCCACCCCGGACAAGTCCGGGGGGCTTGGCCCCAGCCAGGTCTTGGCCGCCCGGGACCGGGCCGGGATCGTGTCCCGCGAGGCGGCCGACGCCCGGCTGTTGCGGGCGGTGGCCGATCCCGCCCAACTGCGCGAACTCCTGGTGGATTTTTGGTACAACCATTTCAACGTGGACGCGGGCAAAGGGCTGGCCCGGCTTTGGGCCGGGGCCTATGAGCGCGAGGCCATCCGGCCCTACGTGCTGGGGCGTTTTTTGGATCTTTTGGCGGCCACGGCCATGCATCCGGCCATGCTCATCGCCCTGGAGAACTGGCGCAATGTGGCCCCGCGCGGGGAGGCGGCCGCATCGGCGTCGGCCGAACCCGCCGCTTTGGGGCCGCAAAACGGGGACGACCGGCAGAACGAAACCCCGGCCCCGGCCGAAACCGACGTCCAGGGCATCAACACGACGTATGCCGCAACGCTCCTGGCCGCGCATACCCTGGGCGACGCCACGGCCTTTTCCGCCACCGACGTGACGGCCCTGGCCCGTGTGTTTACGGGGTGGCGCATCGGCGCGCCGCGTTCGGAGACGGATAAAAACGGATTTGTCTTCGATCAGAAGGCGCACGACCCCACGGACAAGTCCTTTCTGGGGGCGACCATCCAGGGCGGCGGCATGGCCGAGGGGGCGGCGGCGCTACGGTTTCTGGCCGAGCATCCGGCCACGGCCGGGCATGTCTGCCGCAGGCTGGCCGCCTATTTTCTGGCCGGGGAACCCTCGCCCGGGCTGGTGAAACGGTTGTCTGCGGTTTTTTTGCAGTCCGGCGGCGAGATACGGGCGGTTTTGACCACGCTTTTTTCAGATGCCGAGTTTTTCGACGAAAAGCGGTATATGGCCGGATTCAAGTCCCCCCTGCGCCATGTGGTCTCGGCCATCCGGGCCACGGGGGCCATGCCGGACGCCCCCACCCCCCTGGCCGGGGTTTTGGGCCGCATGGAGATGCCCTTGTACCATTGCCCGGATCCGGCGGGGTTCGCCCTGGCCCCGGCAGGCGCGCCCACGGCCCGGGACATGGCCGCCCGGGTGTCCTTCGCCGCCGATCTGGCCTCAGGACGGCTGCCCCTGTGGGCCGAGCTTCCCAAGGGCCTGGCGCCCCAGTCCCTTCTGGCCGCCCTGGGCCGGGCCCAGGCTGCCCAGACTGCGGAGACGCCTGGGGCGAAGACGTCCGGAAAGACGAAATCCGCCGGGAAACGGGCCGCACAGGCCGCCGCCAGCGCCAAGGGCCGGAATGAACCCGCGCACGACGCGGCGATCATCCTGTCCGGGCCGGATTTCGTGAGGTATTGA
- a CDS encoding DUF1501 domain-containing protein — MNRRHFLHALALLAAASACPGAAAAARRAGKKPADKTPPPPAGPPEKAPSPGPAPARLVVVFLRGGVDALSVLPPAENDFYRLARPTTALAPTGRPGGVVSLSSGLGLHPALAPLAEDFQAGHLAFVQGVGLSEAVLDHATAQKIMEAGVGGVSSLAAARDGGWMARLALELAPRPAGTKAPPDTTVRAVFATPRRPLILSGKARSVNLPPGRYVYPMDAATLPDVTELDAALAKSYGAKGVPAALARSFREGASFRRSRLAALAREMDASRSGDPPVSLFPGLAGKLAAQMTRQPELSLAFLAFGGFDSHVRQGAAVGRLAEALAHTAKGLRVLAEGLASGMERTVVAVISEFGRSLAENGTGGTDNGHGGLTWLLGGPVVGGRLYGQPPVLAGRRLYREHLLPVTMDYRLPLAAVLRGHLGLSEEAVKRVFPGFSPDASLMGLIRARPDAAVSPP, encoded by the coding sequence ATGAACCGTCGCCATTTTCTCCACGCCCTGGCCCTCCTGGCCGCCGCGTCAGCCTGCCCCGGGGCTGCCGCTGCGGCGCGCCGGGCCGGAAAAAAGCCTGCCGACAAGACCCCGCCCCCCCCGGCCGGGCCGCCGGAGAAGGCCCCATCCCCCGGCCCTGCGCCCGCCCGGCTGGTGGTGGTGTTTTTGCGCGGCGGCGTGGACGCCTTAAGCGTCCTGCCGCCCGCTGAAAACGATTTTTACCGTCTGGCCAGGCCCACCACGGCCCTGGCCCCGACCGGCCGCCCGGGCGGGGTTGTGTCCTTGTCCAGCGGCCTGGGGCTGCACCCGGCCCTGGCCCCGCTGGCGGAGGATTTCCAGGCCGGTCATCTGGCCTTTGTGCAGGGGGTGGGCCTGTCCGAGGCGGTGCTCGACCACGCCACGGCGCAAAAAATCATGGAGGCCGGGGTGGGAGGCGTTTCCTCCCTGGCCGCCGCCAGGGACGGCGGCTGGATGGCCCGGCTGGCCCTGGAGCTGGCCCCCAGACCGGCAGGGACGAAAGCCCCTCCGGACACCACGGTTCGGGCCGTCTTCGCCACCCCACGGCGTCCCCTGATCCTTTCCGGCAAGGCCAGAAGCGTCAATCTGCCGCCCGGCAGGTACGTCTACCCCATGGACGCGGCCACCCTGCCCGACGTCACGGAATTGGACGCGGCCCTGGCCAAATCCTACGGGGCCAAGGGCGTTCCGGCCGCCCTGGCCCGGTCCTTCCGCGAGGGCGCGTCCTTCCGACGGTCGCGTCTGGCGGCGCTCGCCCGGGAGATGGACGCCTCCCGGAGCGGTGACCCTCCGGTGTCGCTTTTTCCCGGGCTGGCCGGGAAACTCGCGGCGCAGATGACGCGCCAGCCCGAACTTTCGCTGGCCTTTCTGGCCTTTGGCGGCTTCGACAGCCATGTCCGCCAGGGCGCGGCCGTGGGACGGCTGGCCGAGGCCCTGGCCCACACGGCCAAGGGGTTGCGTGTCCTGGCCGAAGGCCTGGCCTCGGGGATGGAGCGCACGGTGGTGGCGGTGATCAGCGAATTCGGCCGGTCGCTGGCGGAAAACGGCACGGGTGGCACGGATAACGGCCACGGGGGGCTTACGTGGCTCCTGGGCGGGCCGGTGGTCGGCGGTCGGCTGTACGGCCAGCCGCCGGTCCTGGCCGGGCGCAGGCTGTACCGTGAACACCTGCTGCCGGTGACCATGGACTATCGCCTTCCCCTGGCGGCGGTCCTGCGGGGGCATCTGGGACTTTCGGAGGAGGCCGTCAAACGGGTGTTCCCGGGATTTTCCCCGGACGCATCCCTGATGGGCCTTATACGCGCCAGGCCGGACGCCGCCGTCTCTCCGCCATAG
- a CDS encoding tetratricopeptide repeat protein — protein sequence MSVKAACAVVLLLVVVPVAAFTAGCSSHTPQTPPAPPPAEAFEAGRRAYEQGNFEQAATLFAAADTPQAKVFLGQSLTRDAAKKAFTAYDAALRADPGQGDAMEAMGLLLANQGETAQAKPWLIKAGTTGGLSPEALLRLGDIFLAEGNCREALAAYEKAAAPQVGYAPAVRRLEAVRGLCGGKAVPASGQGKAARNGAAEADPAAGLYGQGAKSGRTGASQTPAKQKPGPKTIDLNDI from the coding sequence ATGTCCGTCAAAGCCGCATGCGCGGTCGTACTGCTGTTGGTCGTGGTTCCTGTGGCGGCATTCACCGCCGGGTGTTCCTCCCACACCCCCCAGACGCCCCCCGCGCCGCCACCGGCGGAGGCCTTCGAGGCGGGCAGGAGGGCCTATGAGCAAGGCAACTTCGAACAGGCGGCCACGCTGTTCGCCGCCGCAGACACCCCCCAGGCCAAGGTGTTTCTGGGGCAAAGCCTGACCCGGGACGCCGCGAAAAAGGCCTTTACGGCCTATGACGCGGCCCTGCGCGCCGACCCCGGCCAAGGCGACGCCATGGAGGCCATGGGACTTTTGCTGGCCAACCAGGGCGAGACGGCCCAGGCCAAGCCCTGGTTGATCAAGGCCGGGACCACGGGGGGATTGAGCCCCGAGGCCCTGCTGCGCCTGGGCGACATCTTTCTGGCCGAAGGCAACTGCCGCGAGGCCCTGGCCGCCTATGAAAAGGCCGCCGCGCCCCAGGTGGGATACGCCCCGGCCGTGCGCCGCCTGGAGGCCGTGCGCGGGCTGTGCGGCGGCAAGGCCGTCCCGGCCTCCGGCCAGGGCAAGGCCGCGCGCAACGGCGCGGCAGAGGCCGACCCGGCGGCGGGATTGTACGGGCAGGGGGCGAAAAGCGGCCGCACAGGCGCCTCCCAAACCCCGGCCAAACAAAAGCCGGGCCCCAAGACCATCGATTTAAACGACATCTGA
- a CDS encoding flavodoxin family protein — MKVLAINGSARKNGNTAIMINTLLSELTAEGIETEHVQLAGQDLRGCLACYKCFETKDKKCIQKKDKLNELIEKMQGADGIVLGSPTYFANVTSNMKSLIDRAGLVSIANGRMFARKVGAAVVAARRGGAIHTFNSLNHFFFINEMVVPGSIYWNMGFGREIGEVSGDEEGLRTMRTLGQHMAWLLKKIHA; from the coding sequence ATGAAGGTTTTGGCCATCAACGGCAGCGCCAGGAAAAACGGCAACACCGCCATCATGATCAACACGCTTTTGTCCGAACTGACGGCCGAGGGCATCGAAACGGAGCATGTGCAGCTGGCCGGGCAGGATCTGCGCGGCTGTCTGGCCTGCTACAAATGTTTCGAGACCAAGGACAAAAAGTGTATTCAGAAAAAGGACAAGCTCAACGAACTCATTGAAAAAATGCAGGGCGCCGACGGCATCGTGCTCGGGTCGCCCACCTATTTCGCCAACGTGACCAGCAACATGAAGTCCTTGATCGACCGGGCCGGGCTGGTGTCCATCGCCAACGGCCGCATGTTCGCCAGAAAGGTCGGGGCGGCGGTGGTGGCCGCCCGACGCGGCGGGGCCATCCACACCTTCAATTCCCTCAACCATTTCTTTTTCATCAACGAGATGGTGGTGCCCGGCTCCATTTACTGGAACATGGGCTTCGGTCGGGAAATCGGCGAAGTGAGCGGCGACGAAGAGGGCCTGCGCACCATGCGCACCCTGGGCCAGCACATGGCCTGGCTCCTCAAAAAAATCCACGCCTGA
- a CDS encoding flavin reductase family protein has protein sequence MDMVRVEPNVLPVMPVCLVGSMVDGKPNFMTVAWFTRLSYKPPMVGAAINHRQYTRQGIVETGTYSMCFPSRTLLELTDYCGLVSGRNVDKGALFNVFFGELGTAPMIRECPLCLEVAVSRTVEVATNTFFIGEIKAAHAHADVLSDGRPDMTKIDPLLLTMPQNGYFALGERVGEAWSAGKKMKGEKA, from the coding sequence ATGGATATGGTACGGGTGGAACCCAATGTGTTGCCGGTGATGCCGGTCTGTCTGGTGGGGTCCATGGTGGACGGCAAGCCCAATTTCATGACCGTGGCCTGGTTCACCCGGCTGTCGTACAAGCCGCCCATGGTGGGCGCGGCCATCAACCACCGGCAGTACACGCGGCAAGGGATTGTGGAGACCGGGACGTACAGCATGTGCTTTCCCAGCCGGACGCTCCTTGAACTGACCGACTATTGCGGGCTGGTATCGGGCCGCAACGTGGACAAGGGCGCGCTTTTCAACGTGTTTTTCGGCGAACTCGGTACCGCGCCCATGATCCGGGAATGCCCGTTGTGCCTGGAGGTGGCCGTGTCCCGGACCGTGGAGGTGGCCACCAACACCTTTTTCATCGGCGAGATCAAAGCTGCCCACGCCCATGCCGATGTGCTCAGCGACGGGCGGCCGGACATGACAAAAATCGATCCCCTGCTCCTGACCATGCCCCAAAACGGCTATTTCGCCCTGGGCGAGAGGGTGGGAGAGGCCTGGAGCGCGGGGAAAAAAATGAAGGGAGAAAAGGCATGA
- a CDS encoding flavin reductase family protein: MKISLGAETLAAPTPAWLVGSYDAAGAPNIMTIAWGGICCSKPPCLAVSLRAATHTHGAIMARRAFTVSIPSVAQAAATDYAGMVSGKNTDKFAALGLTAVKSELVDAPYVGECPLIVECAVLHVFELGLHTQFVGEIKDVKADAAILDEKGHVDPQKARFFTYIPGARRYVALGADIGQGFSIGKAAVAG; encoded by the coding sequence ATGAAAATCTCCCTTGGCGCGGAAACCCTGGCCGCCCCCACCCCGGCCTGGCTGGTGGGCTCTTACGACGCGGCAGGCGCGCCCAACATCATGACCATCGCCTGGGGCGGCATCTGCTGCTCCAAGCCGCCCTGCCTGGCCGTGTCCCTGCGCGCCGCCACCCATACCCACGGGGCCATCATGGCCCGCCGAGCCTTCACCGTGTCCATCCCCTCCGTGGCCCAGGCCGCCGCCACGGATTACGCGGGCATGGTTTCCGGAAAAAACACGGACAAATTCGCGGCCCTGGGGCTGACTGCGGTCAAAAGCGAGCTGGTGGACGCGCCCTATGTGGGCGAATGCCCGCTCATCGTCGAATGCGCCGTGCTGCATGTCTTCGAACTTGGGCTGCACACCCAGTTCGTGGGCGAGATCAAGGACGTGAAGGCCGACGCGGCCATCCTGGACGAAAAGGGGCATGTCGACCCGCAAAAGGCCCGGTTTTTCACCTACATCCCCGGCGCGCGGCGCTATGTGGCCCTTGGCGCGGACATCGGCCAGGGATTTTCCATCGGCAAGGCCGCCGTGGCCGGATAG